The Coprobacter tertius genome includes a region encoding these proteins:
- a CDS encoding TonB-dependent receptor: MMKHLSFTILCLLFFVFYSQAQITTSGISGKVTSDKEALIGATVSAIHESSGTKYVTSSNQDGQYSLKGMRTGGPYRIEYSYVGCNKLVYKDIYLKLGENLVLNVTLQPSAELNEVVVSAKKTRFSGEQPVATTQISNRELNTLPTINRTFDDFIRLSPYAGAQSNGYAIGGRDGRMNNITIDGANFNNNMGLAQNGFMPGGGNPISMDAIEEMQVSVAPFDVRQSNFVGAGINAITKSGSNQFRGSAYYYFRNEKTRGNKIEGIDLGDRIPESTTTYGFTLGGPIVKNKLFFFVNAEHEKTDSPVHLWRVSQNGESDPSNFISRVTSADMDAFSSLLRNTYGYNPGSYTNFDGGNLNNRIMARIDWNINRNHTFTTRYNYTKRETDFPVNSTSKPGSPLAFNRVSEYSMAFSNSNYIMGNTIQSLTAELNSNFGNRMSNKLIGTFIKSDDERSSDSNIFPHVDILKDGNPFMTAGYELFSYNNAVNNKAWTITDNFSYITGNHMITTGLSYESQYVSNAFMRYGTGYYLYDSFEQLVNKEAPSLYALTYAYNGVKNPRAELRFGQVSVYAQDEWNAAPNFRLTYGLRIDVPLYLNKLTENKLVSELTFAYGERINTGMWPKSRPLISPRIGFNWDLNESRTITLRGGTGIFTGRIPLVFFTNMPTNGGMIQNTVTINQPSDLAKLAGGIRNGEEVRQLIPEKFPNDPTTLASGAIAGVDRDFRLPQVWKSTLGIDFKLPFLNSELSVEGIYSKDINAVYHYNCNLIELEDSRMKRFEGPDNRYLFPGSRNSSVVNSVWETTLLKNTSKGYSYNMNITYRIRPIDNLSAMIAYTWSGAKVISDNPGDQASSAWKNSPAVNTANYSGLQNSQYLTPHRVIASLAYSIPYARNYATHLGVYYYGCNPGNYSYMYDNDMNQDGNSNDLIYVPRTKDEIKFVDKNGYSKEQQEDAFWDFIEQDPYLRNRKGKYAEAYSARLPWVNRFDIRIAQDFHIYTKKQKNTLQLSVNVLNFGNLLNSSWGTIKSNAAGKNGRILHYEGLDENNIPTFSMNTLTKYGKQVLPTESFSRQNMTDNCWQIQLGIKYIFN, translated from the coding sequence ATGATGAAACATCTATCTTTCACTATTTTATGCTTGTTATTTTTTGTCTTTTATTCACAAGCCCAAATAACAACCTCCGGTATCAGTGGAAAAGTGACATCGGATAAAGAAGCGCTTATCGGAGCTACCGTATCGGCCATACACGAATCGTCGGGAACAAAATATGTAACATCGAGCAACCAAGACGGACAATACAGCTTAAAAGGCATGCGAACCGGCGGACCCTATCGTATAGAATACAGCTATGTAGGTTGTAATAAACTCGTTTATAAAGACATATATCTAAAATTAGGAGAAAATCTCGTATTAAACGTAACTCTGCAACCGTCTGCCGAATTAAATGAGGTCGTAGTGTCTGCCAAAAAAACTCGCTTTTCAGGGGAACAACCAGTAGCTACTACACAAATTTCGAACCGGGAACTAAACACTCTACCTACGATAAACCGTACTTTCGACGATTTTATCCGCCTTTCGCCTTATGCCGGAGCTCAATCTAACGGTTATGCCATAGGCGGGCGAGACGGTCGTATGAATAACATTACTATCGACGGAGCCAATTTCAACAACAATATGGGGCTTGCCCAAAACGGTTTTATGCCAGGTGGCGGTAATCCCATTTCGATGGATGCTATCGAAGAAATGCAGGTAAGTGTCGCGCCTTTCGATGTTCGCCAGTCCAATTTTGTAGGAGCCGGTATAAATGCCATTACCAAAAGCGGAAGTAACCAGTTCAGAGGATCGGCATATTACTATTTCAGAAATGAAAAGACACGCGGAAACAAAATCGAAGGTATCGACTTGGGAGACCGGATTCCGGAGTCGACAACTACTTACGGATTTACCCTGGGCGGACCTATTGTAAAAAACAAATTATTCTTTTTTGTTAATGCCGAACATGAAAAAACCGACAGCCCGGTACATTTATGGAGAGTTTCACAAAATGGAGAATCCGATCCTTCTAACTTTATATCACGAGTCACGAGCGCGGATATGGATGCTTTTTCGAGCTTATTGAGAAATACCTACGGCTATAATCCGGGAAGCTATACCAATTTCGACGGAGGGAACTTAAATAACCGTATCATGGCCCGTATCGACTGGAATATAAACCGCAACCATACTTTTACAACAAGATATAATTATACCAAACGTGAGACTGATTTCCCGGTAAACAGCACCAGTAAGCCGGGGTCTCCATTGGCCTTTAACAGAGTAAGCGAATATAGTATGGCCTTTTCAAACTCCAACTACATTATGGGAAATACCATACAATCTTTAACAGCAGAACTGAACAGTAATTTCGGCAACCGTATGTCGAATAAACTTATCGGAACTTTTATTAAAAGCGACGATGAAAGAAGTTCCGATTCGAATATTTTTCCTCATGTAGACATATTAAAAGATGGAAATCCCTTTATGACAGCAGGCTATGAACTTTTTTCATATAACAATGCCGTAAATAATAAAGCATGGACTATTACAGACAATTTCAGTTACATAACCGGGAACCACATGATAACTACCGGTTTGTCTTACGAATCCCAATATGTTTCGAATGCTTTTATGAGATATGGGACGGGATATTACTTGTATGACAGTTTCGAACAGCTGGTAAATAAAGAGGCCCCTTCCCTTTATGCGCTGACTTATGCTTATAACGGCGTAAAAAATCCCCGTGCGGAATTAAGATTCGGCCAAGTATCGGTATACGCCCAAGATGAATGGAACGCCGCTCCGAATTTTAGACTGACTTATGGTTTACGTATCGATGTACCTCTATACCTTAACAAACTTACCGAAAACAAATTGGTATCTGAGTTAACATTTGCTTACGGGGAACGTATAAATACAGGGATGTGGCCTAAATCGAGGCCTCTGATATCTCCTCGTATCGGATTTAATTGGGATCTGAACGAATCCCGGACAATCACGTTAAGAGGAGGAACGGGTATTTTTACGGGCAGAATCCCTCTCGTATTTTTTACCAATATGCCCACAAACGGAGGCATGATACAAAATACCGTTACCATAAACCAACCCTCAGATCTCGCCAAATTGGCCGGAGGAATACGTAACGGAGAAGAAGTACGTCAATTGATTCCCGAAAAATTCCCGAACGATCCTACGACTCTTGCCTCGGGTGCAATCGCAGGTGTAGACAGAGATTTCAGGTTGCCCCAGGTATGGAAATCGACTTTGGGAATAGATTTTAAATTACCGTTTCTCAATTCCGAATTATCGGTAGAAGGCATATACTCAAAAGACATTAACGCGGTCTATCATTACAATTGCAACCTGATAGAACTCGAAGATAGCCGCATGAAACGTTTTGAAGGCCCCGATAACCGTTACCTCTTTCCTGGCTCAAGAAACAGCAGCGTTGTAAATTCAGTATGGGAAACTACGTTATTAAAAAATACCTCGAAAGGATATAGCTACAATATGAATATCACTTACCGGATACGTCCTATCGACAATCTATCGGCAATGATCGCTTATACCTGGTCGGGGGCTAAAGTCATTTCAGACAATCCGGGCGACCAAGCTTCATCGGCCTGGAAAAACAGCCCGGCAGTAAATACAGCCAACTATAGCGGATTACAAAATTCGCAATATCTTACCCCGCATCGCGTTATCGCCTCCCTTGCTTACTCTATACCGTATGCCCGCAATTATGCAACACATTTAGGGGTATATTACTATGGCTGTAATCCGGGTAACTATTCTTACATGTACGATAACGATATGAACCAGGATGGAAACTCAAACGATCTTATCTATGTTCCCCGTACAAAAGACGAAATAAAATTCGTTGATAAAAACGGCTATTCCAAAGAGCAGCAAGAAGATGCATTTTGGGACTTCATAGAGCAAGATCCTTACCTAAGAAATCGAAAAGGGAAATATGCCGAAGCTTATTCGGCTCGTCTTCCCTGGGTAAATCGTTTCGATATAAGAATCGCCCAAGATTTCCATATTTACACAAAAAAACAGAAAAATACGCTACAACTTAGTGTCAACGTTCTTAACTTTGGAAACCTGCTGAACAGTTCTTGGGGCACTATTAAAAGCAATGCCGCCGGAAAGAACGGAAGAATTCTGCATTATGAAGGCTTAGACGAAAATAATATACCTACTTTTTCTATGAATACGCTAACTAAATACGGTAAACAAGTGCTGCCTACCGAATCCTTTTCCCGTCAGAATATGACTGATAATTGTTGGCAGATACAATTAGGAATAAAATATATTTTTAATTAA
- a CDS encoding response regulator yields the protein MAKKKKIILLTTLVAVVMTTVIGVLVFLLNPRDKEQIYKILVIHSYKEGYSWGEEINKGISTGFSKNHLNVSLKHFYLNCEQLNAKSELAILYKLLEEQKENKPDLILVEDDQATFSLITCEHPFTKNIPIIFAGVSYLNYDILIGHNNITGFECKKELQKCIDLARSISSVKYINVVIDSTILGKASQKEIIEQWKQLPASYKTDYKLRFISPRDTRTFNVLFQFRYAQNDEIFILPRWDFTTSLFSNISNRPFYSLCNEGIGKNMNGGILGGIFPTSFQQGYDGACLAADILLKKKVITHVPLQYHASKPVYDWLQIKRLDLSPSSFPPESYFYNMPAFEKYKTVIIIISVIVAILLLTACYMLIREYIKKKRIQEQLFSNQQLLYQVFHAINFYPWLYDPNNEIFSFDKRFFSGTDIPFIKSPQIGKEEILQRIHPDDRENINAQIRNSIKHPEKRGECEFRIGNRNDKFEWWKIAFSAITTSSEKAPRICGICFSIEEVKQHEKELIIAKDMAAQAELKQSFLANISHEIRTPLNVIVGFTNLLTDNDDITDEERHEIIQTINKNCETLLKLINDILELSLLESGKIELQKEFCNPHVLLSRLIEQFESQKTENVKFKLSTPIHPVIFKTDEIRLKNILSNLIHNAVKFTHEGTITIGYKTNENKEIIFFVQDTGCGICEKKLLVIFDHFYKEDEFTQGSGLGLSISARITKLLNGVIKVDSQKDKGSCFSIIFPLTKEDKAENPKIFMDTYSPKPENVPKADRYNNFQKPCLLIAEDIESNFLLLQTIIGNKYNIIWAKNGKEAVDLFKSETVNMILMDIKMPEMNGIEALKEIRKISSDIPIVMQTAHAFDRDREIAEKAGCNGFITKPINPQILRDMINRFINIDSYKRTNN from the coding sequence GTGGCTAAAAAAAAGAAAATAATATTATTAACTACACTGGTTGCCGTCGTGATGACGACGGTAATCGGTGTACTCGTTTTTTTATTAAATCCCAGAGACAAAGAACAAATTTATAAAATACTAGTCATACACTCTTATAAAGAAGGATATTCGTGGGGAGAAGAAATAAATAAAGGAATCTCGACCGGATTTTCTAAAAATCATTTAAACGTTTCTCTAAAACATTTTTATCTTAACTGTGAACAATTAAATGCCAAATCGGAATTAGCCATTCTCTATAAATTACTGGAAGAACAAAAAGAAAATAAACCCGATCTCATTCTTGTTGAAGACGACCAGGCGACTTTTTCCCTGATTACCTGTGAACACCCTTTTACAAAAAATATACCTATTATATTCGCCGGAGTAAGTTACCTTAACTACGATATACTTATCGGACATAATAACATAACCGGGTTCGAATGCAAAAAAGAATTGCAGAAATGTATCGATTTGGCCCGGTCGATTTCATCTGTAAAATACATCAATGTCGTTATAGACAGTACTATTTTGGGAAAAGCTTCCCAAAAAGAAATCATAGAACAGTGGAAGCAATTACCGGCAAGTTACAAAACAGATTATAAATTACGGTTTATTTCCCCCCGAGATACTCGCACATTTAATGTCTTATTTCAGTTCCGTTACGCCCAAAACGATGAAATATTCATTCTTCCCCGGTGGGATTTTACCACTTCTTTATTTTCGAATATTTCAAATCGACCATTCTATTCGCTCTGTAACGAAGGAATAGGTAAAAATATGAATGGAGGTATTCTGGGCGGTATATTTCCTACGTCATTTCAACAAGGTTACGACGGAGCCTGCCTTGCGGCCGATATACTATTGAAAAAAAAGGTTATTACTCATGTCCCGTTACAATACCATGCGTCGAAACCGGTATATGACTGGCTACAAATAAAAAGACTCGATCTTTCGCCATCGTCATTCCCGCCCGAAAGCTATTTTTATAACATGCCGGCCTTCGAGAAATACAAAACCGTAATTATCATCATTTCGGTAATTGTCGCAATACTGTTATTGACAGCCTGCTATATGCTTATAAGAGAATACATAAAGAAAAAAAGAATACAAGAACAACTTTTTTCCAATCAGCAGTTACTGTATCAGGTTTTTCATGCAATTAATTTTTATCCCTGGTTATATGACCCCAATAACGAAATTTTCTCTTTTGACAAACGGTTTTTTAGCGGAACCGATATTCCGTTTATTAAAAGTCCGCAGATAGGAAAAGAAGAAATACTTCAGCGTATACATCCTGACGACAGGGAGAACATCAATGCTCAAATACGAAATTCGATAAAACACCCTGAAAAAAGAGGAGAATGCGAATTCAGAATAGGCAATAGAAACGATAAATTCGAATGGTGGAAGATCGCCTTTTCTGCCATTACAACTTCTTCAGAGAAAGCCCCCCGCATTTGTGGAATCTGTTTTTCGATAGAAGAGGTAAAACAGCATGAAAAAGAACTCATTATCGCTAAAGATATGGCTGCACAGGCAGAACTGAAACAATCGTTCCTTGCCAATATAAGCCACGAAATACGTACCCCGCTGAATGTAATCGTCGGGTTCACAAACTTACTAACCGATAACGATGACATTACAGATGAAGAACGCCATGAAATCATCCAAACTATTAATAAAAATTGTGAGACGCTACTTAAACTGATAAACGATATTTTAGAGCTTTCACTGCTTGAATCCGGGAAAATAGAACTACAAAAAGAATTTTGTAACCCACATGTATTACTGTCCCGATTAATAGAACAATTCGAATCACAAAAAACAGAAAATGTAAAATTCAAACTATCCACCCCCATACATCCCGTAATTTTTAAGACAGATGAAATACGTCTTAAAAATATCTTATCTAATCTGATTCATAATGCTGTAAAATTTACACATGAAGGGACTATTACCATCGGATACAAAACAAATGAAAATAAAGAAATCATCTTTTTCGTCCAAGATACCGGATGTGGAATCTGTGAAAAAAAACTTCTCGTTATTTTCGACCATTTTTATAAAGAAGACGAATTTACACAAGGAAGCGGTCTCGGCTTGTCTATTAGCGCCCGAATTACAAAATTATTGAACGGGGTTATAAAAGTTGATTCTCAAAAAGATAAAGGTAGCTGCTTTAGTATAATTTTCCCTCTAACTAAAGAAGATAAAGCAGAGAACCCCAAAATCTTTATGGATACTTATTCTCCAAAACCTGAAAATGTACCGAAAGCTGATCGATATAATAACTTTCAAAAACCATGTTTGCTGATTGCCGAAGATATCGAAAGTAATTTTCTCTTACTTCAAACTATTATCGGTAATAAATACAATATAATATGGGCGAAAAACGGAAAAGAAGCTGTCGATTTATTCAAATCGGAAACTGTAAATATGATATTAATGGATATAAAAATGCCTGAAATGAATGGCATTGAAGCGTTAAAAGAAATCCGTAAAATATCCTCTGATATACCCATCGTTATGCAAACAGCTCATGCTTTCGATAGAGATCGTGAAATCGCCGAAAAAGCCGGGTGTAACGGGTTCATTACAAAGCCAATTAATCCACAGATACTCAGAGATATGATAAATCGGTTTATCAATATCGATTCCTATAAGAGAACAAATAATTAA